Proteins encoded within one genomic window of Equus asinus isolate D_3611 breed Donkey unplaced genomic scaffold, EquAss-T2T_v2 contig_193, whole genome shotgun sequence:
- the LOC123284392 gene encoding centromere-associated protein E-like: MRNAKEFEKEITCTKATVEHQKEVIRLLRENLRRNQQAQDTSMISEHTDSQPSRKPLTCGGGSGIVQSTRALILKSEYIRLEKEISKLKQQNEQLTKQWNELLSNNHHLSNEVKMWKERTLKREAHKEVTCENSPKSPKATGPASQKRQHTPSQCKERNLQDPVPKDSPKSWFFDGRSKSFPAPHPVRYFDNSSLGLRPEEQTAGAESVDPQPGPWHASSGQAVPECKIQ, encoded by the exons atgagaaatgccaaggagtttgaaaagga aattacttgtacaaaagccactgtagaacatcaaaaagaagttataaggctattgagagaaaatcttagacgaaatcagcaggcccaagatacttcaa tgatatcagaacatactgattctcagccttcaaggaaacccttaacctgtgggggtggcagcggcattgtacaaagcacaagagctcttattttgaaaagtgaatatatacggctagaaaaggaaatttctaagttaaagcagcaaaatgaacagttaacaaaGCAATGGAATGAACTGTTAAg caataatcatcatctttccaatgaggtcaaaatgtggaaggagagaactcttaaaagagaagctcacaaagaagtgacttgtgagaattctccaaagtctcctaaagcgaccggaccagcttctcaaaagagacagcatacgccttctcaatgcaaggaacggaatttacaagatcctgtgccaaaggactcaccgaaatcttggttttttgatggccgatcaaagtctttcccagcacctcacccagttcgctattttgataactcaagtctaggcctccgcccag aagaacaaactgctggagcagagagtgtggatcctcagccaggcccttggcacgcctcctcaggacaagctgtgcccgagtgcaagattcagtaa